CATGGGCGCTGTGAATTTCCCCGTTCCATGCCACCAGTACTCCTTTGTTTGCAGATTCGCCGCAGGCTGCTGTGCAAACCGCTTGCAGGAGATTGGCAGGACCGTCGGCCGCGATTTCGTCAGAGGAACGCATAGCTCCCGTCAATACAACCGGAATACCCGGAGGAAGCTGGATATCCAAAAAATAGGCCGTTTCCTCCAGTGTATCCGTGCCGTGTGTCACCACAACGCCATCCACGTCAGGACGATTCCGGATGTCCAGAATCAAGTCGCGAAGTTTCTCTAAATGATCGAACGTGAGATGAGGGCTGGGCAGGTTAAAAATCGGCTGCAGCTCAATGTGAGCGAATTCTGACAGTCGGTACTGCAACTGCTCCGCCGTGTGCCTGTCAGTTGGCTTTACCCCGGTCTCGTCTGTTTTCATATCGATGGTGCCGCCGACAGAGACGATTACAATCCGTTTCATTTGACCCCTCCATATACGAAAAATAGCCGTTGTACCTATAGAACCAACAATCAAAATAATTGTCAAATTTTGCAGGAAAACGTGATGTTCTCGCGAATGTTGTATGAGTGAATAAACCATCTGGACTTTTTTGGTATATATCGTATAATCGTCTGACAATAATGAGCTATGGAGTCATGCGAAAGGGGGCATCCTATGCGAGAGGTCGTTAAATCTTCATCATGGCAGGGAGATGATGCCGCTGTGAGGGCCAATGATCGGGTGAAGGTGCACATACGATGCAGAAAATGTGGTGAAAGCTTCATTCTTCGAGGTTCCTGTGATTTTAAAGGTCATGTCGATACTGGTTTTAAACGTTGTCTTTGCGACAATGAAAAGGATTTCGAAATCGAAACGCTACGCTAATCCCCGTCGTTGCAGGAGCTGAACGCTCCTGTATTTTTTTTCCTTCCCAAAACAGGCATAAACGGTCAAATTCTTCCTCAAAATACAAGCGAGATTAGTTTTCAGGAGGGGGAACTCATGAGTCTCAGATGGAGCATATGTTTGACCGGTATTGCCTTGTGTTTTGCCGTTCTCGTGTTTCAGACGGAACAAGCCGCACAGTTCAATCATGCGATCCCTACGTTTACCAATCGCATTTTGGTGAAAGGAAGTACAGGAATCGATGTGCGTGAACTGCAGGGACGTTTGAAACTTTTAGGATTTTACAAAGCAAATGTGGACGGTATCTTTGGCTGGAGAACGTACTGGGCCGTCCGCAATTTTCAGGACAGGTTCGGTATGCCGGTTGACGGAAAAGCAGGAGTGAGAACGATTGACATGTTAAAAAGGGCGACCCCTAATTATAACCCATGGCAACAGAGCGGAAATACGGCCGGACGAAATAATGCGGCCAGAGGAAATAGAGCGGCGGAGAGCCAGCGGTCTGGGTCGACCATTTTGGCTTCCAGCCGATTTTCAAGAGGGGATTTACAACTGATGGCGCAAACCGTTTATGGAGAAGCGCGGGGCGAACCTTATATCGGGCAGGTGGCGATTGCGGCAGTGATTCTAAACCGATTGCAACACCCGCAATTTCCTCATACCATTCCCGGAATTATTTTTCAACCGGGAGCGTTTACCGCTGTGTCGGATGGTCAAATCTGGCTAACGCCAAATGAAACGGCACGTAGAGCAGTAAGAGATGCGCTGAATGGATGGGATCCGTCGGGAGGAGCCACGTACTACTTTAATCCTGAAACGGCGACTTCGAAATGGATCTGGTCGCGTCCGCAGATCAAGAAAATCGGCAAGCACATTTTCTGTTTATAAAGTTAGCCGGGCAAGGAGGACTACCCATGGTCAGCAAGATTGTCTCGATGGTAGCAGTTGTTGCGTTAGTTGTGGTCGGTTTTTGGGGATATCGGGAGCACCAACAAAAACAGGCATTGTTAATCAAAGCGGAGAATCAGTATCAGCGTGCATTTCATGACCTTTCCTCCCATATGGACCTTCTCCAGGATGAACTTGGCAAAGCATTGGCGATCAATACGAATCGACAGTTGGGGCCTTGCTTGTCAAATATATGGCGAGTTTCCTATTCGGCACAAGCAGATTTGGGACAACTTCCGTTAAATTTGATGCCATTTAATCGAACGCAGTCTTTTTTAAAGGATATTGGCGATTTTTCCTATCGGACGGCTGTCCGTGATCAGCAGCAGCAACCATTGGCGGACGGCGAATGGAAAACGTTGAAAAGCCTTTACGCGGAGGCAAATTCAATTGAGCAGGACATTCAAAAACTGCAGACGGATGTTCTGACCAAAAATCTTCGCTGGATGGACGCGGAACTCGCCCTGACACAAACGCACAAGAAAACAGATAACCAAATTGTCGACGGGTTCCGGGCGGTGGAGAAAAAAGTGTCCGATTTTCCGGAAATCCAATCCGATACGCTGTCTGCTCTCAAATCGAGAAATGGCCCTCATATTGCGAACGTGTCCGGCCAAAATGTATCGCAGGAGGAAGCAGCCAGAAAGGCGGCTGCATTCCTCGACAAACCGGATACAAATGGAATTAAAGTCCAGAAAAACGGAAAAGGTATGCAATACCCGTCCTATTCTGTAACGCTTCAGCATCCAAACGGCCAAAATGAATACATGGACATGACAATCAAAGGAGGGCACGTCACTTGGTTTGTTAATAACCGTGACGTGAAAGATGCGGCTTTGGATCTTGTGGCAGGTCAAGAGAAGGCGGAAAAATGGTTGTCTGCCAAAGGGTATCCGAATCTTAGCATGATAAAATCGGAACAGCATGATAATTCGGCTGTTTACACATTTGTGCCCAAACAGGGAAATGTCTTGGTGTACCCGGATACGCTGTCGGTGAAAGTGGCACTGGATAATGGGGAAATCATCGGGTTTAACGGGCAGGACTATTTGTTTCACCACAAACAGCGAACTATCGGGCAGCCAAAACTGACAGAGCAGCAGGCACGGACATATGTATCAAACAGAACCAAAATCCAAGAGTCAAATATGGCGCTGGTGGAGAATGATATCGGACAAGAAATTTTGACCTACGAGTTTATCGGAACCATGGACAATGACACATATCGGATTTATATAAACGCGAACAACGGCAATGAGGAAAAGGTGGAAAAGTTAAAGCAATTGTAAGCAAGCGTTACGGGAGTGAGTGAGAGCTCACTCCTTTTTACTTGATAAAGGAGTTTTGATCAGATTTGTGGAATCAAAAAAATGCATGTATAATTTAAGGGAAAAAATTCTGGAGAAAAAATCAAACAGTTCTGGGAGGGAAATGGGATGGCGATGCCAAGAATTGGACAGACGGTTACGATTGAAGTCCCGAGTGGTCCGTTTAAGGGAGAATATCTCAGCCGTATTGAAGATATGGACAAAAATTGGCTCTATCTCGATGTGCCGGCCGATTCCGAAACACACAGAACTGGTTTGTTGCCGGAAGGTACGCCCATTAGGTTAAAGTTTAAAGATAAAAAAAATACACCGTGTGATTTTGATGCCACAATTGGAGACAACCTGTTCCGGAAGAGCCAGTTGGTGCTCGTCAAACGTCCCGAAATTACGGCTATTCGCCGTCACCAAAGGCGGGCGTATGTCCGGGTGCCGGCCAACTTGCCGGTTGAACTGGTAGTCATGGATCTGCAAACCAACCAACTCCACCGGCTTGAATGCCTTACCTATAATATTTCAGGCGGCGGATTGTCGGTTGTCTTAAGGCAGGATCACCCTTTAAAAACAGGTGATTTGATCGGAGTCAATATGGAAATACCGGTTGACGGACAGTTTCGCCGAGTGGTGGCGAAAGCGAGGGTCGTTTCGTTTATGCCCGTGTCCGAAATTTCGTCGCGAAAAACCGCATCGCTCCAGTTTGTCGAGCTGAGTGAAGATCATCGTCAACTCATTATACAATATGTGTTTCGCAGGGAAATCGAGATGCGGGAACGGGGCTGGTTAAAAACTCCGCGCTGACAATGTATGAAACGATTCGAACAAGCATACGATGATCGTATAGGCGGTGGTAGAGAATGGAATTAAGACGTCCGAAGCCGTACGAGGACCGTGTGTTGGATTTTGCAACCAAGTTGGAAAGATTGTTTTTTCGCTTGGCCATGCTTGGATTTATGGGTATTTTGGCCAGTCAACTGGCGTTATCGATTCCAACCGTGCGGGACGCGCTCATTCAGACGGATCAGTTGGAAAACAAAAACGCCGCGCAGGATACAACCCGATCGCTAACGAAACAACTGACCATTCGCCCGGCGCCGGAAAACGGACCCGTTACGGCGTGGGTGAAAATCAACAACACACCGGTCGCCAAACTGGTTCATTCGCAGGTGAGCATTGAATTTACCCAAAATGATGAAATCGAAATCGATACGTCCGGACAATCTGGCGTGTATCGTTTTGAAATCGACCACAATGATCCTTCCATTGCCAGTCCGGCGCCGGGAACCTATGTAGAAACAAGCGAATCGCACCAAGCGGTGATACAACCTGTAATTAACAGTCGATAACCCTTGTGTCAGTTGACGACCCTGTGCTAGTATGGAACCGAGCGGGCACTGCCTGCTTTTTCTTTTCCATTGAAGGACCGCATAGGAGGACACGCGATGAATCGGATGAAAGTGGCAATTGACGGGCCGGCCGGCGCTGGAAAAAGCACCGTTGCCAAAATTGTAGCCGAACGACTCGGCTTGCTATACATAGACACAGGGGCAATGTACCGTGCGGTCGCCTTAAAAGCGATTCAGGCGGGGATTGATTTGTCAGATCAAGAAAGTCTTACCCGTCTTGCAGCCGACTTGGACATTCGCCTGAACCCCGACGGCCGACAATTACGGGTTGTAGTCAACAACCAGGATGTGACGGATCAGATTCGTTCCCAACAAGTCACGGAATCTGTCTCACAAATAGCGACGATTCCCGGTGTACGGGCACAATTGGTAAAAATCCAGCGGCGCATTGCGCAAACACAAGGCGTTGTGATGGACGGTCGGGATATAGGAACGCAGGTGCTTCCGAACGCAGAGGTGAAAATTTTTTTAACCGCTTCTTTACAGGAGAGGGCCGAACGAAGGATGCAGGAACTGGCAGCCAAGGGAGAGCCGGTCAATCTGGAAGAATTGAAAAACAGCATTGCGAAGCGTGATGCACGGGACAGTCAGAGAGAATTCTCGCCGCTTTGCAAAGCGGAAGACGCGCATGTAATCGACTCCACCTCCCTGTCCGTTTCGCAGGTGGCGGAACAAATTGTTGAATTGTGCAAGGCACACATAGGCACGAATCTACAAGGAGAAGAGTAGAATGTTTTATATATTTGCACGTGCAGTATTGCGGATCTTTTATCGGATTTTTTATCCGTTGCAGCTTCGGGGAAGCGAGCATGTACCGAATGAAGGGCCTGTTCTGCTCTGTTCCAACCATATCAGTCTGCTGGATCCGCCCGCTATCGGTATTTATTTGAAACGGAAGGTGTCCTTCTTTGCCAAGGAGGAATTGTTTAAAGTTCCTTTGCTGGGGGCTGCCATTCGCCGTCTGGGGGCCATTCCGGTGAAGCGGGGGGCAGCCGATCGAAAGGCGCTAAGCGCTACGTTACAGGTACTTGAAAAAGGCGGGGTCGTAGGCATTTTTCCAGAAGGAACGCGTGCCAAATCAGGTCAAGTAGAAGCTGGAAAAAAGGGAGCGGCGTTTTTCGCTTTGCGCAGCCAAGCGACCGTAATCCCGGTAGGAATTCGTGGACCTTACAAACTCTTCAGGAAGACGACCATTACGTACGGTCCACCGATTGAACTCAGTTCCTACAGAAACGGCAAATCCGCTGCTGCCGTAACGGATGAAATCAGCGATCTGATAATGGAGCACATTCGCAGATTGGTTTAACTAGGCATCAAACCAGCAAGCATTTTACATACTACCAGTAGTTACCCATGGTACGACGGTCTGAATGGGAACCAAGATGAGGAGGTTGTTGATTCATGATTGAAGAAATGAAAGAAGCGAATGTAATTACACTTAATAAAGGGGACATCGTCAAAGGACGAATTACAAAGCTCGAGGACGGTCAGGCGTTGGTCGATGTCGGCTATAAATATGACGGCGTGATCCCGATTGGCGAGCTATCCTCCTTGCGTCTGGAAAATGTGGCAGATGCCGTTTCCGTGGGCGATGAATTGGAATTGAAGGTCCTTCGCATCAACGATGAAGAAGGCAAACTGGTTTTGTCCAAAAAAGCGGTGGATGCTTCAAAGGCTTGGGATCAATTGGAACAGCGTTTTGCAAACGGAGAATCGTTTGAAGTGAAAGTGGCTGACGTAGTTAAGGGCGGCCTGGTGGTTGATGTAGGCGTACGCGGCTTTATTCCGGCTTCTCTTGTCGAACGTCATTTTGTAGAGGATTTCAGTGATTATAAAGGCAAAACGTTGCGTGTCAAAGTTACGGAACTGGACCGTTCCGCAAATAAAGTGATTCTTTCCCACCGAGCGGTACTGGATGAGGAGTTTGAACAGACCAAACATCAATTTCTGAACACGATTCAAGCAGGGGAAATACGCGAGGGAACTGTCCGGCGGTTGACCAATTTTGGCGCGTTTGTCAATTTGGGCGGTGATGTGGACGGGTTGGTTCACATTTCAGAAATGGCCTGGCATCGGGTGGATTCTCCAGCGGATGTTGTGAAAGAAGGAGATGTTGTCAAAGTGAAAGTCTTGAAAGTGGATCCGGAACAAGGGCGGATTTCACTCTCGATTAAAGAGGCGCAAGACGGTCCGTGGGCAGGAGTCAACGAAAAGTATCACACGGGAGATATCGTGACGGGAACCGTTAAACGATTGGTGCCGTTTGGCGCTTTTGTGGAACTGCAACCGGGCGTGGAAGGGTTGGTTCATATTTCTCAGATTGCCAACCGTCATATTGGAACTCCGCAAGAAGTGCTGGAAATCGGGCAGGAAGTAAAAGCAAAAGTGCTTGATGTGAATGAATCGGAAAAAAGGATTTCTCTTTCTATTCGGGAAGCAGAGGGAGACAATCGACGAAAAGAAGTGGAAAAGTATGTGGAGAAGCAGCAAACGAATCAGGCAACAGGGACTGGCGTCACACTGGGCGATATGTTTGGCGACCTCTTCAAGAACAATGGAGAGTGGCGGTAACTGTGGCAAGAGAACAGCGTAAACTGGATCATGTCCGGTTGGCCTTAACAGGGGAACCGGTTGAAATATCCGATTTTGACGATATCCAGATTGTTCACCGTTCCTTTCCGGAAACAAAACTGCAGGATTGTCGAATCGATTCGAGCATCGGCGGGCTGCCTTTCAGTTCGCCGATTTTTATTAATGCGATGACAGGCGGGGCGGATGCCACGAAGCGGATTAACCGGGCGTTGGCGGAAGTGGCAAGAGAAACAGGTGTCGGGCTTGCCGTCGGATCACAAAGTGCAGGATTACAGGATCCCGACTTGGAGGATACGTATCGGATTGTCCGTCAGACGAACCCAAATGGAATTATAATCGCCAACCTTTCAGCCGCCTCTCCACCAGAACAGGTAAAACGGGCGGTGGACATGATTGAAGCCGATTTGCTGCAGCTTCATATCAATGTCCCGCAAGAAATGATCATGCCGGAGGGTGACCGTGATTTTACAGGCATATTGGCAAATGTGGAAAAAGTCACGGCCGAGTTGAACGTCCCTGTGATCGTGAAG
The sequence above is a segment of the Effusibacillus dendaii genome. Coding sequences within it:
- the sleB gene encoding spore cortex-lytic enzyme, whose product is MSLRWSICLTGIALCFAVLVFQTEQAAQFNHAIPTFTNRILVKGSTGIDVRELQGRLKLLGFYKANVDGIFGWRTYWAVRNFQDRFGMPVDGKAGVRTIDMLKRATPNYNPWQQSGNTAGRNNAARGNRAAESQRSGSTILASSRFSRGDLQLMAQTVYGEARGEPYIGQVAIAAVILNRLQHPQFPHTIPGIIFQPGAFTAVSDGQIWLTPNETARRAVRDALNGWDPSGGATYYFNPETATSKWIWSRPQIKKIGKHIFCL
- the ypeB gene encoding germination protein YpeB, which translates into the protein MVSKIVSMVAVVALVVVGFWGYREHQQKQALLIKAENQYQRAFHDLSSHMDLLQDELGKALAINTNRQLGPCLSNIWRVSYSAQADLGQLPLNLMPFNRTQSFLKDIGDFSYRTAVRDQQQQPLADGEWKTLKSLYAEANSIEQDIQKLQTDVLTKNLRWMDAELALTQTHKKTDNQIVDGFRAVEKKVSDFPEIQSDTLSALKSRNGPHIANVSGQNVSQEEAARKAAAFLDKPDTNGIKVQKNGKGMQYPSYSVTLQHPNGQNEYMDMTIKGGHVTWFVNNRDVKDAALDLVAGQEKAEKWLSAKGYPNLSMIKSEQHDNSAVYTFVPKQGNVLVYPDTLSVKVALDNGEIIGFNGQDYLFHHKQRTIGQPKLTEQQARTYVSNRTKIQESNMALVENDIGQEILTYEFIGTMDNDTYRIYINANNGNEEKVEKLKQL
- a CDS encoding flagellar brake protein, whose protein sequence is MAMPRIGQTVTIEVPSGPFKGEYLSRIEDMDKNWLYLDVPADSETHRTGLLPEGTPIRLKFKDKKNTPCDFDATIGDNLFRKSQLVLVKRPEITAIRRHQRRAYVRVPANLPVELVVMDLQTNQLHRLECLTYNISGGGLSVVLRQDHPLKTGDLIGVNMEIPVDGQFRRVVAKARVVSFMPVSEISSRKTASLQFVELSEDHRQLIIQYVFRREIEMRERGWLKTPR
- the cmk gene encoding (d)CMP kinase, producing the protein MNRMKVAIDGPAGAGKSTVAKIVAERLGLLYIDTGAMYRAVALKAIQAGIDLSDQESLTRLAADLDIRLNPDGRQLRVVVNNQDVTDQIRSQQVTESVSQIATIPGVRAQLVKIQRRIAQTQGVVMDGRDIGTQVLPNAEVKIFLTASLQERAERRMQELAAKGEPVNLEELKNSIAKRDARDSQREFSPLCKAEDAHVIDSTSLSVSQVAEQIVELCKAHIGTNLQGEE
- a CDS encoding lysophospholipid acyltransferase family protein — encoded protein: MFYIFARAVLRIFYRIFYPLQLRGSEHVPNEGPVLLCSNHISLLDPPAIGIYLKRKVSFFAKEELFKVPLLGAAIRRLGAIPVKRGAADRKALSATLQVLEKGGVVGIFPEGTRAKSGQVEAGKKGAAFFALRSQATVIPVGIRGPYKLFRKTTITYGPPIELSSYRNGKSAAAVTDEISDLIMEHIRRLV
- the rpsA gene encoding 30S ribosomal protein S1, with amino-acid sequence MIEEMKEANVITLNKGDIVKGRITKLEDGQALVDVGYKYDGVIPIGELSSLRLENVADAVSVGDELELKVLRINDEEGKLVLSKKAVDASKAWDQLEQRFANGESFEVKVADVVKGGLVVDVGVRGFIPASLVERHFVEDFSDYKGKTLRVKVTELDRSANKVILSHRAVLDEEFEQTKHQFLNTIQAGEIREGTVRRLTNFGAFVNLGGDVDGLVHISEMAWHRVDSPADVVKEGDVVKVKVLKVDPEQGRISLSIKEAQDGPWAGVNEKYHTGDIVTGTVKRLVPFGAFVELQPGVEGLVHISQIANRHIGTPQEVLEIGQEVKAKVLDVNESEKRISLSIREAEGDNRRKEVEKYVEKQQTNQATGTGVTLGDMFGDLFKNNGEWR
- the fni gene encoding type 2 isopentenyl-diphosphate Delta-isomerase, which translates into the protein MAREQRKLDHVRLALTGEPVEISDFDDIQIVHRSFPETKLQDCRIDSSIGGLPFSSPIFINAMTGGADATKRINRALAEVARETGVGLAVGSQSAGLQDPDLEDTYRIVRQTNPNGIIIANLSAASPPEQVKRAVDMIEADLLQLHINVPQEMIMPEGDRDFTGILANVEKVTAELNVPVIVKEVGFGMCRETYRQLIDRGVSIVDVGGSGGTNFISIENRRRKRQEFDFLSGWGQSTAVSLLEATLCHELEFVASGGIRHSLDMIKCMILGARAVGVAGPILRLLEKEGVSGVVDAIQNWHEQIRTLMTILGTPSIDSLREVPVVVTGRTKDWCEVRQIDIRSLAYGKRSLAK